In Calliopsis andreniformis isolate RMS-2024a chromosome 9, iyCalAndr_principal, whole genome shotgun sequence, the genomic window CGGCAAACATCAGCAAGTTGGCTATTGAGTAACTAATGGAATGAGCGATTCCTCGAATTTCAGTCGGGAACAGCTCTGCGGTCATGGTCCAGGGGATAGTCAGCATACCGACCATAGACGTGCAAACGTAAAGCAACAGACAGACAACAGGTACCTAGCAAACAGGAACATACACGTTCAAAATAGTCTCCGATTTCAATCGCCTTTTTCTGGCTCGTTACTTTGACTTTGACACCGTACCCAGTAGCCAGAACGATCGCCTTCCTTGATGAGGTAAGTGAAGTAACCGGAAACGATCATGCAGAGTGCCATTCCAAAGGAAGAGATTATACACAACGGTCGTCTCTTGTAGCGCCTCAGCAGCCACGTGTTCACCATCGAACATAAGAATCGCGTCACACCGACTAGAATCGAGGCCACATATGCGTCCACGCCCGAGCCAACTTCCTGTACCACGATAATGACAATAATTGTTAGATACCTGAGCAACCAGTAATTTCGATTCGAAAGTAACGTGAAAAGTACTCGGATGCATCGGTTGCTTACTTGGAACCACGTCACGGCATAGAAAAGAGTGATGTATATGCCGGAGAACTGTTGGAAGGAGAACAACAAAAACAGTATCATCATGGGTTTCCATCCAGTAGGCTTCAAAAATCCTCGGAGCTTGGTGGACACGCCACCGTGTTTGCTCTTCCTTTGTTCGTTCAGCTTGATTTCGTTCTCCTTCGTGATCGTCGTATACTGTGCCTCAGCGGCGCAGACTTTTCCCTGTTTGGCTTCATACTTGTACAGCCTGCAGGAaatgtcaaatagttaggataaCATTCTTTCTCAAGGTGAAATACGTCGTATCATTGCAGTTATATTCTTCGCAAGTTTAGAGAAGACGAGAAAATTCGTATCAGCAGAATTCAATATCGTAACAGAATATCGTGCGTTACTTGACCTCTAATGGATCTAGCTGCAATGCTTGTGAAAGGACACGGCTAACATTCGAATGTCTCAACAAAATAAaaactacttatattgtatacatTAGAGTGCTCCTTATATTTCgatcttttaatttttttggGTTTCCcctaaaattaatagaaaaatAATATGTATAAAAGATGGGCTTGATCACGATAACAGAAAAATGTGCCTCGATTTACGCGTTTATGGCATTTTACATATAAAATTTTCGGGCCTCTTGTTATCTGATTGAGATTATCTTTTAAACATAGGTATTATTTTTTATGAGTTTGAACAATTTTGGGGTGTGAATGTAAAACATTCCGTACAAAAATTTTTCTCACATATGTAGATACGGATTACCGTAATATACGTTCTACGTATCTGTATTATTTAATATAGGTTTTTCGTTATTAGTGGTACAGCCGGCTAGGGAATATctcatgaaaaaataaatcgaaaggaaagaatacaatttttccatatgaagctttgttttcgagaaaatcaagTTTGAAAAATCAAGAACTCGTGTACAATGTGTAAGTTTCGAGTTGTCGGACTTGTGTTTCTGCTCGTGTTTGTATTTATAAACGTGGACAATGTTATTATCTGTTCCTGCCAATGTTACTATCATTGTTAATGCCACTATGTACAAATATTTATGCACTACTACAAGTAGTGAATAATAACTTAGTTAAAAAATTGCAATTATGTATGCAACATAATGGGCAAAATTTCGAACAGCTTCTATTACACGTACACGTACGTCTAAAAAACAAACTGTTCATATTcctaaatacaaatacaagcagAATCTAAACTTGGACAACTCGAAACTTACTCTTAGTACACACATACTTGATACATTTTCaaactcgattttctcgaaaacaaagcatCATATGACAAAATTTTATTCTTTCCTTTCGATTAATTTTTTCATGAGGTATTACCTCCCGTTCGGCTGTGCCACTAATAACGgagcaccctgtataatatattGGTACACctatgtataaaatattttctgtACAGGGTGCTGTGTAATAATTAAGCATTACTTTAGGGGCTGATTCAGCATCTAGAAGCTATAAAAGAAGTTCATATAAATATGTGTCTAATTCCTCTTTGCTTACGAAATTCAGTGATTTTTGTATTCCATCATTTCGTGTCAGATTACCTTCATAAGAGATGCTCAAAATAAATACTTTGCATTTCAACATATGCCTGGAGACTTTTTGTCATCAATGTGACTACTTCCCCAATATTCCTTGATGTTCCCTAAATTTGTTGAAAGCCCTATTCAATTTTGTATCAAAATATTTCAACACTTTACATTGAACGTGTACTAACGTTGTAAAGTATTCCCACATATCTCGTAAGCAAGGTTAAAAAAGACATACGTTTAtacgaacttttttcattatttttagacGATGAATCAGCTCCCGAAGGGGCTTTTTTTATTGTTCACTTATTACGAGACAtcttgtatgtatgtacataaagATAAAATGATGTCAGGCCGTAAGTCATAAATTATTCGATCGATTTTAAATATACCTATTCTGGAATTTGCTCTTTTTAGCTGAACAAATCTTAGCAAAACTTAATTAAACAAATCTTCAGTATcacatgataattataatattctAAGGCTAAGGTATTGTGTTTCTCTACATTTCACATGTTTAACTCTACAGTCATCCTGACTGATGGCAACCCATTGTCGACTTATTTCTTACCATTCCAATGCCTTTCTCGCTTCTGCGTGTCGTCCCTTGGCGACAAGCCACACAGGTGACTCCGGGACGAAAAGTTCGATCAAAATAATCGGGACCACGGCATAAACAATGCTGAGCCATGCGACTATTCTCCAGTGCATATAGGCCCCTTTTAAGTACGAAAGCACCATGCCGAAAGAAGCTAAAGTCGGACCAAAAGATATCATCGATCCCCTGAGTTCTGGTCGTGCGACCTCTGTGATGTAGACGATAGCTGGCGAGGTTGCCAGAGCTGTGGCCATCCCAGCTAACAGTCGACCAGCCAAAAGCATTGGGATATTGGTGGAAAGAGCTATGAGAATCCAGCCTGCGATGCAGGGAATCGAGCCGAATTGCAGGGTTCTCAACCTTCCCACCGTCTCCATTAAGAATCCGCCCAGCACCGCGCCCAAAGGGGCACACACCACCACCACGCTAGCTGAAACATtgattaatttttcatttttctcttGTTCATGTTTGATTACGTTTAACGAAGACTAAAAGATTTACTGTCCTCATGAAAATGAATGGAATACGTTCTTATCTCTTGTTTAAATTAGCCGTTAAATTAGCATAGTCAATAGAGCCCAGCTCTTATCTAATACTTACATTTTTTTCTGTGTTTCGGATAGTTGGTTGGACAGGTAATAGATATGTTGATTGCTCGTAAAACGTTTTGTCAATTCAATATGCTACAGTGTTGAGTTGTAAGTGAGAAAACATTCAAGAGGCCATTCTAGATGTTAAAATGATTTGAAAATCCAGAAAAACAAAATTCCAATTGAGTGTGCGTTTGTTAACCATAAATGTTCAGCGAAAGCAGTGCCTATTGCCACACCTCATAG contains:
- the LOC143183066 gene encoding facilitated trehalose transporter Tret1 isoform X2; translation: MDPYSLSVEREASKNIEENERECFKDAIVSSRSLNKGFVESSTLKNAIPEIAACIISASFHISVGLSMAYSAILIPHLEAADAELHATQEQTSWIASVVVVCAPLGAVLGGFLMETVGRLRTLQFGSIPCIAGWILIALSTNIPMLLAGRLLAGMATALATSPAIVYITEVARPELRGSMISFGPTLASFGMVLSYLKGAYMHWRIVAWLSIVYAVVPIILIELFVPESPVWLVAKGRHAEARKALEWLYKYEAKQGKVCAAEAQYTTITKENEIKLNEQRKSKHGGVSTKLRGFLKPTGWKPMMILFLLFSFQQFSGIYITLFYAVTWFQEVGSGVDAYVASILVGVTRFLCSMVNTWLLRRYKRRPLCIISSFGMALCMIVSGYFTYLIKEGDRSGYWVPVVCLLLYVCTSMVGMLTIPWTMTAELFPTEIRGIAHSISYSIANLLMFAALQSYRSLQDFLGGSYAVQWFFAGVSIGAAIFVWLLLPETHGKKLSEIEEYFHNNFLAAGAETKARKQRARRRQQSREKSPATQPLNPSKSKPVQNV
- the LOC143183066 gene encoding facilitated trehalose transporter Tret1 isoform X1; amino-acid sequence: MHDSLSIYAHVEREASKNIEENERECFKDAIVSSRSLNKGFVESSTLKNAIPEIAACIISASFHISVGLSMAYSAILIPHLEAADAELHATQEQTSWIASVVVVCAPLGAVLGGFLMETVGRLRTLQFGSIPCIAGWILIALSTNIPMLLAGRLLAGMATALATSPAIVYITEVARPELRGSMISFGPTLASFGMVLSYLKGAYMHWRIVAWLSIVYAVVPIILIELFVPESPVWLVAKGRHAEARKALEWLYKYEAKQGKVCAAEAQYTTITKENEIKLNEQRKSKHGGVSTKLRGFLKPTGWKPMMILFLLFSFQQFSGIYITLFYAVTWFQEVGSGVDAYVASILVGVTRFLCSMVNTWLLRRYKRRPLCIISSFGMALCMIVSGYFTYLIKEGDRSGYWVPVVCLLLYVCTSMVGMLTIPWTMTAELFPTEIRGIAHSISYSIANLLMFAALQSYRSLQDFLGGSYAVQWFFAGVSIGAAIFVWLLLPETHGKKLSEIEEYFHNNFLAAGAETKARKQRARRRQQSREKSPATQPLNPSKSKPVQNV